The following are encoded together in the Microbacterium sp. Root553 genome:
- a CDS encoding glycosyltransferase family protein — protein sequence MRLAFITPSFFGYEESIAQAFRDRGVQVDRFDERPSNSAVSRAVLRVAPKLAARRVRAHFDDIVRQMSEHRYDALLIIKGENLPPYVLRAFSERNPNAVRIFYTFDSLANSGRCVDLFPDLDVRYSFDRGDVAARDDLRYKSLFFAREFAEVRGRERAFDASFVGTLHSDRYSFYHGVVRSLRPERCFAFFYSPARWYFALQRVFDRRMRGIAAREVSVDKMPRSRVAEVFGSSRAVVDYQRPGQDGLTMRTFEALGSGAALITANRAILDESFYDPARILVVPRDADSIDGDAVREWVSTLDDEWSAEGFDQYGIDAWVGEFLRDVTPGGDV from the coding sequence GTGAGGCTCGCGTTCATCACGCCCTCGTTCTTCGGGTACGAGGAATCGATCGCCCAGGCCTTTCGCGACCGCGGGGTCCAGGTGGACCGGTTCGACGAGCGGCCGAGCAACTCCGCCGTCTCGCGCGCTGTCCTGCGCGTGGCTCCGAAGCTCGCGGCACGACGTGTGCGTGCGCACTTCGACGACATCGTGCGACAGATGAGCGAGCACCGATACGATGCGCTGCTCATCATCAAGGGCGAGAACCTGCCTCCGTACGTGCTCCGTGCCTTCTCCGAGCGCAACCCGAACGCCGTGCGGATCTTCTACACGTTCGATTCCCTCGCGAACAGCGGTCGATGCGTCGACCTGTTCCCTGATCTCGATGTGCGGTACTCCTTCGACCGCGGCGATGTGGCGGCGCGGGACGACCTGCGGTACAAGTCGCTGTTCTTCGCCAGGGAGTTCGCGGAGGTCAGGGGCCGGGAGCGGGCATTCGACGCATCGTTCGTCGGCACCCTGCATTCGGATCGATACAGCTTCTACCACGGCGTGGTCCGAAGCCTTCGCCCTGAGCGCTGCTTCGCGTTCTTCTACTCCCCGGCGAGATGGTATTTCGCACTCCAGCGCGTGTTCGACCGCCGGATGCGCGGTATCGCCGCCCGCGAGGTCAGCGTCGACAAGATGCCGCGGTCGCGCGTCGCCGAGGTGTTCGGGTCCTCGCGAGCCGTCGTGGACTATCAACGCCCCGGTCAGGACGGACTCACCATGCGGACCTTCGAGGCCCTGGGCAGCGGCGCCGCGCTGATCACCGCGAACCGCGCCATCCTCGACGAGAGCTTCTACGACCCCGCGCGCATCCTCGTGGTTCCCCGCGATGCGGACTCGATCGACGGCGACGCCGTCCGAGAATGGGTCTCGACCCTCGACGACGAGTGGTCCGCGGAAGGCTTCGACCAGTACGGCATCGACGCGTGGGTCGGCGAGTTCCTCCGCGACGTGACCCCGGGGGGCGACGTATGA
- a CDS encoding glycosyltransferase, whose translation MRIVIDALGAPAESGGMRVHAEELIRTWTEVFPADELIVLGYSWLEDSFRGVEGVEVVTAKGKAARYTGQIFWTAQVFRRRHADALLSLSTIVSPLVPSDRTACFIHDWRHRLNPAEFGRAQRLYRRLWQLSIRRAGTTFAISEKTRRETERFARPARLVVAENGDDHARRWGVERIVDEGTPTILTFGHFASKRPELVIDAVSVLRRRGEDHRLVVLGAKGDYREELRAKAEVASVSDLVEFPGFVTDDTLHRSVSSASVLALVSSDEGYGMPVVEGAYFGVPTVVTADSGLVEIHGDRVVPAEATGESVASAILRARESGAERGADAHPWSDTVRTVRDSLRARARTKVRGE comes from the coding sequence ATGAGGATCGTCATCGATGCGCTCGGCGCACCCGCGGAGTCCGGGGGTATGCGTGTGCACGCCGAGGAGCTCATCCGCACGTGGACCGAGGTGTTCCCCGCGGACGAGCTCATCGTCCTCGGGTACAGCTGGCTCGAGGACTCCTTCCGCGGTGTCGAGGGCGTGGAGGTCGTCACGGCGAAGGGCAAGGCGGCGCGGTACACCGGGCAGATCTTCTGGACCGCGCAGGTCTTCCGCCGCCGGCATGCCGACGCGCTCCTCTCGCTCTCGACGATCGTGAGTCCCCTCGTCCCCTCCGACCGCACGGCGTGCTTCATCCACGACTGGCGGCACAGGCTGAACCCGGCCGAGTTCGGCCGTGCGCAGCGTCTGTACCGTCGCCTGTGGCAGCTGTCGATCCGCCGTGCCGGCACGACCTTCGCCATCTCGGAGAAGACGCGGCGGGAGACGGAGAGGTTCGCTCGGCCGGCTCGCCTCGTGGTGGCCGAGAACGGCGACGATCACGCACGCAGATGGGGCGTCGAGCGAATCGTCGATGAGGGGACTCCCACGATCCTCACCTTCGGCCATTTCGCCAGCAAGCGGCCGGAGCTCGTGATCGACGCGGTGTCGGTGCTGAGACGGCGCGGTGAGGATCACCGGTTGGTGGTCCTCGGAGCCAAGGGCGACTATCGCGAGGAGCTCCGAGCGAAGGCCGAGGTCGCATCGGTCTCGGATCTCGTGGAGTTCCCCGGTTTCGTCACGGACGACACCCTCCATCGGTCGGTGAGCTCGGCATCCGTCCTCGCACTCGTGTCCAGCGACGAGGGATACGGCATGCCGGTGGTCGAGGGAGCGTACTTCGGAGTGCCCACCGTTGTCACCGCGGACAGCGGCCTCGTCGAGATCCACGGAGACCGGGTCGTTCCGGCCGAGGCGACCGGAGAGTCGGTCGCTAGCGCGATCCTCAGGGCGCGGGAGTCCGGAGCGGAACGGGGAGCGGATGCGCACCCGTGGTCCGACACGGTCCGCACCGTACGGGACTCGCTGCGCGCACGCGCGCGGACGAAGGTGCGAGGCGAGTGA
- a CDS encoding lipopolysaccharide biosynthesis protein, giving the protein MKRLLRLGAPTVGTVLLRLAQLTVLLAFARLTEGETQHFLVTGFGVLASFAIISDAGGAPFLLSLRPERHSLQTFGRVLALQGGFALLGPVAFFGFAILIAPDGIATPHFFVLIALSLAQAFDTMARTAKSPWLVQRRDHLFAFPDILNGLCKMALVGLALLVGSVDLVAAVMLVSAIAFIGTFLVVRRGLPGQTEREPKLARRVLEIGVTGMLSSAYSQTPMLFAAGMLPLEVSAVFAVTYRIVQALELLPATATVQLIPRFRSLDARRVWMLFTGVGVILAVVLILAWPIVTEVFTIEVPLEYLVPIALAFALKCGNYSVVAYLLSSEKVRQRLVVTVLTGIFAVILVPSLILAAGPRGLALSAPIIEVVFLATTIIILRTTMRPLRRKGSE; this is encoded by the coding sequence ATGAAACGACTTCTCAGGCTCGGCGCCCCCACCGTGGGCACGGTCCTTCTCCGTCTGGCCCAGCTGACGGTGCTGCTCGCGTTCGCCAGGCTCACCGAGGGGGAGACGCAGCACTTCCTGGTGACGGGGTTCGGGGTGCTCGCGTCCTTCGCGATCATCAGCGACGCGGGCGGCGCTCCCTTTCTTCTGAGTCTGCGTCCGGAGCGGCACAGTCTGCAGACGTTCGGTCGCGTGCTCGCGCTGCAGGGAGGGTTCGCGCTTCTCGGGCCCGTGGCCTTCTTCGGGTTCGCGATCCTGATCGCCCCGGACGGCATCGCGACACCGCATTTCTTCGTCCTGATCGCCCTCTCTCTGGCGCAGGCCTTCGACACCATGGCGAGGACGGCGAAGTCTCCGTGGCTCGTGCAGCGCCGAGACCACCTCTTCGCCTTCCCCGACATCCTCAACGGCCTGTGCAAGATGGCCCTGGTCGGTCTCGCGCTCCTGGTCGGGAGCGTCGATCTCGTCGCAGCGGTGATGCTCGTCTCGGCGATCGCCTTCATCGGCACGTTCCTCGTGGTGCGTCGCGGTCTCCCGGGGCAGACGGAGCGAGAGCCGAAGCTCGCGCGTCGTGTGCTCGAGATCGGCGTCACAGGCATGCTGAGCAGCGCCTACTCCCAGACGCCCATGCTCTTCGCCGCGGGGATGCTGCCTCTCGAGGTCTCCGCGGTGTTCGCGGTGACATACCGGATCGTCCAGGCGCTGGAGCTGCTCCCCGCCACCGCGACGGTCCAGCTCATCCCCCGATTCCGCTCGCTGGATGCACGCAGGGTCTGGATGCTGTTCACCGGTGTCGGTGTGATCCTCGCCGTCGTGCTCATCCTGGCGTGGCCGATCGTCACCGAGGTGTTCACGATCGAGGTGCCCCTGGAATACCTCGTGCCCATCGCTCTCGCCTTCGCCCTGAAGTGCGGCAACTACTCGGTGGTGGCCTATCTGCTCAGCTCCGAGAAAGTACGTCAGAGACTCGTCGTCACCGTCCTGACGGGTATCTTCGCGGTCATACTCGTTCCGTCGCTCATCCTGGCCGCCGGACCTCGAGGACTCGCGCTCTCCGCGCCGATCATCGAGGTCGTGTTCCTCGCCACCACCATCATCATCCTTCGCACCACGATGCGACCCCTACGCCGAAAGGGATCCGAGTGA
- a CDS encoding polysaccharide pyruvyl transferase family protein: MRILVISSDRTSELNRPVNLGDAMLTDALVASLRAKGHDAIAADFGDSARTGGEARLRLSGVGALLRALRDVDALVIGGGTLLQDDAREIPGGWGGLPRLCAASSVLARLTRTKVAFYGVGCDPVERAGARTLLRLAVRGVPVWVRDTRSAARVRETLKGTAMLGADASLLMGFDPRGQAADDAPVVVALNGEHARHLTAGQVEALKRPGRRLVFLNMSQGGSFLDADSLSVEARAAFDEVTEPMGWDEAFRLIRSAESVWGSRMHALYAAMLSGVPMVALSALPKVVTFAEDFGIARVTETSEIGDVHPTLADTAALDAAVVTADRTLDDLLVGFVGTGR; encoded by the coding sequence GTGAGGATTCTCGTCATCAGCTCCGACCGCACCTCGGAGCTGAACCGCCCCGTCAACCTGGGCGATGCCATGCTGACCGACGCCCTCGTCGCCTCACTGCGAGCGAAGGGGCACGACGCCATCGCCGCCGACTTCGGCGACTCGGCACGCACGGGGGGAGAGGCGCGTCTGAGACTGTCCGGAGTGGGCGCTCTCCTGCGCGCTCTGCGCGACGTCGACGCCCTCGTGATCGGCGGAGGCACCCTGCTGCAGGACGACGCCCGCGAGATCCCGGGCGGCTGGGGCGGCCTTCCGCGGCTCTGCGCTGCCAGCAGCGTCCTCGCTCGTCTGACCCGGACCAAGGTGGCGTTCTACGGCGTCGGATGCGATCCCGTCGAGAGGGCGGGAGCACGGACTCTGCTGCGCCTCGCGGTCAGGGGAGTGCCGGTGTGGGTGCGCGACACGCGCAGCGCCGCCCGCGTCCGCGAGACGCTGAAGGGGACGGCGATGCTCGGAGCGGATGCCAGCCTGCTGATGGGATTCGATCCTCGCGGACAGGCCGCGGATGATGCGCCCGTCGTGGTCGCGCTCAACGGAGAGCATGCGCGCCACCTGACTGCCGGCCAGGTGGAGGCGCTGAAGCGGCCGGGGCGTCGTCTGGTCTTCCTGAACATGTCGCAGGGCGGTTCGTTCCTGGACGCGGACTCCCTCTCCGTCGAGGCCAGGGCGGCGTTCGACGAGGTGACAGAGCCCATGGGCTGGGACGAGGCGTTCCGATTGATCCGCTCGGCGGAATCGGTCTGGGGGTCGAGGATGCACGCGCTGTACGCGGCGATGCTCAGCGGCGTCCCGATGGTCGCCCTGTCGGCGCTCCCCAAGGTCGTCACCTTCGCGGAGGACTTCGGAATCGCGCGAGTCACCGAGACGTCCGAGATCGGGGACGTGCATCCGACCCTGGCGGACACGGCTGCTCTCGACGCTGCCGTCGTGACGGCGGACCGCACGCTCGACGACCTGCTCGTCGGTTTCGTCGGCACGGGGCGGTAA
- a CDS encoding MBOAT family O-acyltransferase: MVFSSPTFLFLFLPLTMLGYHLLPVRGRSRNWWLLAMSIVFYYWGAGSAIGAILWVSIFSFGAAWAMWRYARRRHATGRAPLARVPLAVALAIVLVPLVLFKYLPQLAIQGVPGAVHIAALTGAESWILPLGVSFFTFHGISYVIDSYRNGAPLTRSFPAYLLYLFVFPHQIAGPIVRYAEIKDEVESSRTITASRFGYGATRFAWGLAKKVLIADSAGQLANAMFDSAAFSGQLSMPTAWIGAVAYAVQIYFDFSGYSDMAIGLAAMFGFHFPENFRSPYTSHSVSEFWRRWHITLTRWFRDYVYIPMGGNRKGRLVEYGALLTVFTLTSIWHGALAGFLLWGGLQAAAMLFERATGLRDSRRFLVARRILTAFFVILAWVPFRTTELDATGRIWRAMFTGPTDFIAPQLITAITPFTLAALLIGLLAFFTTSKNTAFEILFRPSLRDQTVSAVRGWVIAAPLFVVTIAMVLLSDFSPFLYFQF, from the coding sequence ATGGTCTTCTCCAGCCCGACTTTCCTCTTCCTGTTCCTGCCCCTCACGATGCTGGGGTATCACCTGCTCCCCGTGCGCGGACGGTCGCGCAACTGGTGGCTGCTCGCCATGAGCATCGTCTTCTACTACTGGGGAGCGGGCAGCGCGATCGGCGCGATCCTCTGGGTGTCGATCTTCAGTTTCGGCGCGGCCTGGGCGATGTGGCGCTACGCGCGTCGGCGTCATGCGACCGGCCGTGCCCCTCTGGCACGCGTGCCGCTGGCCGTGGCCCTGGCGATCGTGCTGGTCCCGCTCGTGCTGTTCAAGTACCTCCCGCAGCTGGCCATCCAGGGGGTGCCGGGGGCCGTCCACATCGCCGCGCTGACGGGGGCGGAATCCTGGATCCTCCCCCTCGGCGTCTCCTTCTTCACGTTCCACGGGATCTCCTACGTCATCGACTCGTACCGGAACGGTGCCCCTCTGACCCGGTCCTTTCCGGCGTACCTCCTCTACCTCTTCGTCTTCCCGCACCAGATCGCCGGACCGATCGTGCGATATGCGGAGATCAAGGACGAGGTGGAATCGTCGCGGACGATCACCGCGAGTCGGTTCGGCTACGGGGCGACCAGGTTCGCCTGGGGGCTCGCGAAGAAGGTGCTCATCGCGGACAGCGCAGGTCAGCTCGCGAACGCCATGTTCGACAGCGCCGCGTTCTCCGGCCAGCTCTCGATGCCCACTGCGTGGATCGGGGCCGTCGCCTACGCCGTCCAGATCTACTTCGACTTCAGCGGATACTCCGACATGGCCATCGGATTGGCCGCGATGTTCGGCTTCCACTTCCCCGAGAACTTCCGCAGCCCGTACACGTCGCACTCCGTGAGCGAGTTCTGGCGGCGCTGGCACATCACCCTCACCCGATGGTTCCGCGATTACGTGTACATCCCGATGGGTGGAAACCGCAAGGGCCGACTGGTCGAGTACGGCGCGCTGCTGACGGTGTTCACGCTGACATCCATCTGGCACGGGGCGCTGGCCGGGTTCCTCCTGTGGGGTGGGCTGCAGGCCGCGGCGATGCTGTTCGAACGGGCGACGGGTCTGCGCGATTCCCGACGATTCCTGGTCGCACGGCGCATTCTCACGGCGTTCTTCGTGATCCTCGCCTGGGTGCCCTTCCGGACGACCGAACTCGATGCGACGGGGCGGATCTGGAGAGCCATGTTCACCGGCCCGACGGACTTCATTGCGCCTCAGCTCATCACGGCGATCACCCCGTTCACGCTGGCGGCGCTGCTCATCGGCCTCCTCGCGTTCTTCACCACCTCGAAGAACACCGCATTCGAGATCCTCTTCCGTCCTTCGCTGCGCGATCAGACCGTCTCCGCGGTGCGCGGATGGGTGATCGCCGCTCCTCTCTTCGTGGTGACCATCGCGATGGTGCTCCTGAGCGATTTCAGCCCGTTCCTCTACTTCCAGTTCTAA
- a CDS encoding DUF4012 domain-containing protein, with amino-acid sequence MTPTSRRAAREAAQKQQADRDAAVRDTHAGEKKPRRRGARIAWLIVAIVVIVLLGIACWVAFKALAVKNGLEESQQLIGELQNGADPKETVQKISEPARSAAAAASDPVWAAVEWVPVAGENLRGVRLAAQSVDVLINDIAMPVLSADAASGSLITQILDVAKGQAPRIGQLADEIAEVQKSTALVGPVRSGVDQVAEVMDGVAPAVDLLPTLLGADGPRNYLLVFQNNAESLALGGSAASQTLIHVDNGAITMGAQGSSLSYQNGVAVDVPVDQSAIDLYSSFLVDHVNTSMSRPDFPTAAKIMRAWWQRDIGADQIDGVISIDPLALSRILVATGPIELVTGDTLSSENAVSLLLNEVYKRWDSYKYPELVDGFFAAAAGAVFDRVASGQFDLKNMATALTESAAQGSILVWSEDEKVEEAIRGERVSGVLPTENDEETTLGVYFNNSNGSKIDYYTRTAITVAETCEADSTTFSVNAALALPITQEEADALPRYIQSMTFGTTFRDWIYIYGPPGTTVSNVEVNGERIDILSHGIDDLGRPTARFEAWFTPGQRVDVTAAFTGSGTFGPVAVQTNPMINSVEPGITDSCN; translated from the coding sequence GTGACCCCTACGTCTCGACGAGCAGCGCGTGAAGCTGCGCAGAAGCAGCAAGCCGATCGCGACGCCGCGGTGCGTGACACGCACGCCGGAGAGAAGAAGCCGCGACGGCGGGGCGCGCGCATCGCCTGGCTCATCGTGGCGATCGTCGTCATCGTGCTGCTCGGCATCGCCTGCTGGGTGGCTTTCAAGGCCCTCGCCGTGAAGAACGGGCTCGAGGAGAGCCAGCAGCTCATCGGCGAGCTGCAGAACGGTGCCGACCCCAAGGAGACCGTCCAGAAGATCTCCGAGCCGGCGAGGAGCGCCGCAGCGGCGGCGTCGGATCCGGTGTGGGCCGCAGTGGAGTGGGTGCCCGTCGCCGGCGAGAACCTGCGTGGCGTTCGTCTCGCGGCCCAATCGGTCGACGTGCTGATCAATGACATCGCGATGCCGGTGCTGTCCGCCGACGCGGCCAGCGGATCGCTCATCACCCAGATCCTCGACGTCGCGAAGGGGCAGGCGCCTCGGATCGGGCAGCTCGCCGACGAGATCGCCGAGGTGCAGAAGTCGACGGCTCTGGTCGGACCGGTGCGCAGCGGAGTCGACCAGGTGGCCGAGGTCATGGACGGGGTGGCACCCGCCGTCGACCTGCTTCCCACTCTCCTCGGTGCGGACGGTCCGCGTAACTATCTGCTCGTCTTCCAGAACAATGCGGAGTCGCTCGCATTGGGAGGCAGTGCCGCCTCGCAGACCCTGATCCACGTGGACAACGGCGCGATCACGATGGGAGCGCAGGGCAGCAGCCTCAGCTATCAGAACGGCGTGGCCGTCGACGTCCCCGTCGACCAGAGCGCCATCGATCTCTACTCCAGCTTCCTGGTCGATCACGTGAACACGAGCATGAGTCGGCCCGACTTCCCGACCGCCGCGAAGATCATGCGCGCGTGGTGGCAGCGCGACATCGGCGCCGACCAGATCGACGGCGTGATCTCCATCGACCCGCTCGCGCTCTCTCGGATCCTCGTCGCGACAGGACCGATCGAGCTCGTGACCGGCGACACCCTGTCGTCGGAGAACGCCGTGTCCCTCCTCCTCAACGAGGTGTACAAGCGCTGGGACAGCTACAAGTACCCGGAACTGGTCGACGGGTTCTTCGCGGCGGCCGCAGGTGCCGTCTTCGACCGGGTCGCTTCGGGGCAGTTCGACCTCAAGAACATGGCGACCGCGCTGACCGAGAGCGCCGCGCAGGGGAGCATCCTCGTCTGGAGCGAAGACGAGAAGGTGGAGGAGGCGATCCGCGGCGAGCGAGTCAGCGGCGTCCTCCCGACCGAGAACGATGAGGAGACCACCCTCGGGGTCTACTTCAACAACAGCAACGGATCGAAGATCGACTACTACACCCGCACGGCCATCACCGTGGCCGAGACGTGCGAGGCGGATTCGACGACCTTCTCGGTGAACGCCGCGCTCGCGCTGCCGATCACTCAGGAGGAGGCCGACGCGCTGCCGCGGTACATCCAGAGCATGACCTTCGGGACGACCTTCCGCGACTGGATCTACATCTACGGCCCGCCCGGGACGACCGTGTCGAACGTGGAGGTGAACGGCGAGCGCATCGACATCCTGTCGCACGGGATCGACGACCTCGGCCGGCCGACCGCGCGATTCGAGGCGTGGTTCACGCCGGGCCAGCGGGTGGACGTGACCGCGGCCTTCACGGGCTCGGGGACCTTCGGGCCCGTCGCGGTGCAGACGAACCCGATGATCAACTCCGTCGAGCCGGGCATCACCGATTCCTGCAACTGA
- a CDS encoding sugar transferase, whose amino-acid sequence MVDIAVDAVPRQSKGRTSSDSRQQPHKRRRGEWPRRYASRLFYSDVLVLALTLVSAWLLSRPSMTVAVSWPNGPRISYVIVLAIIGAAWLVGLDAIDTRDHHIVGHGILEYRRIADATIAVFAFTVAVAFFLGMEISRLLLALIFPVGLVLLLASRWIWRQWLRRRQRKDEYTHRAVIIGERSKVKHVAQQIRRSKDSGYTIVGVITDGVPSEGMPQLEVLGDIRSADKALDAANIDALIIVGSDDMDPETMRRLGYAVADRDIQMIMAPALTDVAGPRLHSRPVAGLPLVHVDFPRMEGAHRFLKRVFDLVGSVLLLALFSPVFLVTAIAIKIDGPGRIFYHQERIGRGGRTFGMRKFRSMVANADDQLASLLDLQGSSETPLFKVADDPRITKIGRFLRKHSIDELPQLINVFRGEMSLVGPRPQRAAEVALYDDIALRRLAVKPGMSGLWQVSGRSTLSWEETIRLDLYYVENWSLTQDVVILFRTIRAVVAPGASAH is encoded by the coding sequence GTGGTCGACATAGCTGTGGATGCGGTACCGAGGCAGTCGAAGGGCCGAACGTCGTCGGACTCTCGGCAGCAGCCGCACAAGCGCAGGCGCGGTGAGTGGCCCCGTCGATACGCCAGCCGGCTGTTCTACAGCGATGTCCTGGTCCTGGCCCTCACCCTCGTCTCCGCCTGGCTCCTCTCGCGTCCGAGCATGACGGTGGCCGTGTCCTGGCCGAACGGACCCCGGATCAGTTACGTCATCGTTCTCGCGATCATCGGGGCGGCCTGGCTCGTCGGACTCGACGCGATCGACACGCGAGATCACCACATCGTGGGCCACGGCATCCTCGAGTACCGCCGCATCGCCGACGCGACCATCGCCGTCTTCGCCTTCACCGTCGCGGTCGCCTTCTTCCTCGGCATGGAGATCTCGCGGCTGCTGCTCGCGCTGATCTTCCCGGTCGGTCTCGTCCTCCTGCTCGCCTCTCGGTGGATCTGGCGGCAGTGGCTGCGCAGACGGCAGCGCAAGGACGAGTACACCCATCGCGCCGTCATCATCGGGGAGCGGAGCAAGGTCAAGCACGTCGCGCAGCAGATCCGGCGCAGCAAGGACAGCGGGTACACCATCGTCGGCGTCATCACCGACGGCGTCCCCTCCGAGGGAATGCCTCAGCTCGAGGTTCTCGGCGACATCCGCAGCGCCGACAAGGCGCTCGATGCGGCGAACATCGATGCCCTCATCATCGTGGGATCCGACGACATGGATCCGGAGACGATGCGCCGGCTCGGCTACGCGGTCGCGGACCGTGACATCCAGATGATCATGGCACCCGCGCTCACCGACGTCGCCGGCCCCCGACTGCACTCGCGTCCCGTCGCGGGCCTGCCGCTCGTGCACGTGGACTTCCCGCGCATGGAGGGCGCCCACCGCTTCCTCAAGAGGGTGTTCGATCTCGTGGGCTCCGTGCTCCTGCTCGCGCTGTTCTCGCCGGTCTTCCTCGTCACGGCGATCGCGATCAAGATCGACGGCCCCGGTCGGATCTTCTACCACCAGGAACGCATCGGTCGCGGCGGCAGGACATTCGGCATGCGCAAGTTCCGCTCGATGGTCGCCAACGCGGACGACCAGCTGGCCAGCCTTCTCGACCTGCAGGGTTCGAGCGAGACCCCGCTGTTCAAAGTGGCCGACGACCCCCGCATCACGAAGATCGGGCGATTCCTGCGCAAGCACTCCATCGACGAGCTCCCGCAGCTGATCAACGTGTTCCGTGGCGAGATGAGCCTCGTCGGGCCCCGTCCGCAGCGTGCCGCGGAGGTCGCTCTGTACGACGACATCGCGCTGCGCCGTCTCGCGGTCAAGCCGGGTATGAGCGGTCTCTGGCAGGTGAGCGGTCGTTCCACGCTGTCGTGGGAGGAGACGATCCGTCTCGACCTCTACTACGTCGAGAACTGGTCGCTCACGCAGGATGTCGTGATCCTCTTCCGCACGATCCGTGCTGTCGTCGCTCCCGGAGCCAGCGCGCACTGA
- a CDS encoding M23 family metallopeptidase — protein sequence MLIGAGAALGAAAIGWDFVSPSLSATAAGTYARPCGDVRISSTWQDHRNRNPPSGEPGTDYAVPIGTPVRAAANGVIVDRKDTTTTATGRYLALRADDGNYIRYLHLRSSAVLPGTRVVRGQIIAESGASGFGSEGGYGSHVHVSLWIGGTPLQLGFTNSVDFENYVQPEDPVPTHQSTTYAWNGILPLATWTPIPVSANFFSLAESSSLAKETGDLNIYIHAAGVTKGFQIRVIAESLNGSGAVVETAVQPPLEIPATADTGPNTPTFGVYTLPYFLSGRLRLYSQIRALNAGIKVQRVTVKKNYWLS from the coding sequence ATGCTGATCGGAGCCGGGGCGGCACTCGGTGCGGCAGCGATCGGGTGGGACTTCGTCTCGCCCTCCCTCTCCGCGACGGCAGCCGGCACCTATGCGCGGCCGTGCGGCGATGTCCGGATCTCCAGCACCTGGCAGGACCACAGGAACCGGAATCCGCCGTCGGGCGAGCCCGGCACCGACTACGCCGTCCCGATCGGCACGCCGGTGCGCGCAGCCGCGAACGGGGTCATCGTCGATCGCAAGGACACGACCACCACGGCGACGGGCAGATATCTCGCTCTCCGCGCCGACGACGGTAACTACATCCGCTATCTGCACCTGCGCTCCAGTGCGGTCCTTCCCGGCACGAGGGTCGTCCGCGGACAGATCATCGCGGAGTCCGGAGCCTCCGGGTTCGGCAGCGAAGGCGGCTACGGATCCCACGTCCACGTCTCCCTGTGGATCGGCGGCACGCCGCTCCAGCTGGGCTTCACCAACTCAGTCGACTTCGAGAACTACGTCCAACCGGAGGATCCTGTGCCCACCCACCAATCCACGACCTACGCCTGGAACGGCATCCTCCCTCTCGCGACCTGGACGCCCATCCCCGTCTCCGCGAACTTCTTCTCTCTGGCGGAGAGCAGTTCTCTGGCGAAGGAGACCGGGGACCTCAACATCTACATCCATGCCGCCGGGGTGACGAAGGGATTCCAGATCCGTGTGATCGCGGAGTCGCTCAACGGATCCGGCGCCGTCGTGGAGACCGCGGTCCAGCCGCCTCTCGAGATCCCCGCGACCGCGGACACCGGGCCGAACACGCCCACCTTCGGTGTGTACACCCTTCCGTACTTCCTCTCGGGGCGACTGCGTCTGTACTCGCAGATCCGCGCGCTCAACGCGGGCATCAAGGTGCAGCGGGTGACGGTCAAGAAGAACTACTGGCTCTCGTAG